In Flammeovirgaceae bacterium 311, one DNA window encodes the following:
- a CDS encoding Rieske family iron-sulfur cluster-binding protein (COG0665 Glycine/D-amino acid oxidases (deaminating)), whose protein sequence is MTTSYWERTAKKEVFAPLDKDLETEVLIVGAGITGLMTAWNLMQAGKKAVVVEARTIGSGVSGNTTAHLNSSVDCDYHIVTRNFGKDTAKLVAEAAVLGIELVGQVDKAHNLNANYKKLPAYIYAETTDQILELQKELKAAKEAGLDVEEVEEIEGLNFPTGMVVRFNRNARFHPLKFVYGLADTLRDAGVQIHEQTRVEKHNDKGDHVEVTLSTGATVRAQHLVLATHSPIFMHPVHTRMAPYRSYAIAVRTRQPVPDALIYDMRDPYNYVRKEEDDVVIIGGADHKTGQTGDENNHLQSIKAWAEERFGIKEYLASWSAQVFEPADNLPFIGKSITHKRVYYGSGYSGDGTLWGSFAGYLLSDIILGKENKFAELFSPSRLNIKAEAGEFLKENLNVAKEFITDRFSSDASDVKEIQNGEGKILRQGLQQYAVYRDDQGGLHVMSPTCVHMGCVVQWNKMEKTWDCPCHGGRYTATGDQLSGPPATGLRKAEI, encoded by the coding sequence ATGACAACATCTTATTGGGAAAGAACGGCCAAAAAAGAAGTATTTGCGCCACTGGATAAAGACCTGGAAACAGAGGTGCTTATTGTAGGCGCAGGCATCACCGGCCTGATGACCGCCTGGAACCTGATGCAGGCAGGGAAAAAAGCGGTGGTGGTGGAAGCTCGTACCATCGGCAGTGGTGTAAGCGGCAATACCACAGCCCACCTTAACTCATCTGTAGATTGCGATTACCACATTGTTACCCGGAATTTTGGTAAGGATACTGCCAAATTGGTGGCAGAAGCCGCAGTGTTGGGCATTGAGCTGGTAGGGCAGGTAGACAAGGCGCACAACCTGAATGCTAACTATAAAAAGCTGCCTGCTTATATCTATGCCGAAACAACCGACCAAATCCTGGAGCTGCAAAAGGAGCTGAAAGCGGCAAAAGAAGCTGGCCTGGATGTAGAAGAGGTGGAGGAGATCGAAGGGCTCAATTTCCCAACCGGGATGGTGGTACGCTTTAACCGGAATGCCCGTTTCCACCCCCTGAAGTTTGTTTACGGACTGGCCGACACCCTGCGAGATGCCGGTGTGCAGATCCATGAGCAGACCCGCGTAGAAAAGCATAATGATAAAGGCGATCATGTGGAAGTGACCCTGTCGACTGGTGCTACCGTGCGGGCACAGCACCTGGTGCTGGCAACACACAGCCCAATTTTTATGCACCCGGTACATACCCGTATGGCACCCTACCGCTCGTATGCCATCGCCGTGCGCACCCGCCAGCCGGTGCCCGATGCCCTGATATACGACATGCGCGATCCTTATAACTATGTGCGTAAGGAGGAAGATGATGTGGTGATCATTGGCGGTGCCGACCACAAAACCGGCCAGACCGGAGATGAAAACAACCACCTGCAATCCATCAAGGCTTGGGCAGAGGAGCGTTTTGGTATCAAAGAATACCTGGCCAGCTGGTCGGCACAGGTGTTTGAGCCGGCCGACAATCTGCCTTTCATAGGCAAAAGCATCACCCACAAAAGGGTGTACTACGGATCGGGTTATTCTGGTGATGGTACCCTTTGGGGCTCCTTTGCAGGCTATCTGCTGTCTGATATAATTTTGGGTAAGGAGAACAAGTTTGCTGAATTATTCAGTCCGTCGCGCCTCAATATCAAAGCAGAAGCAGGCGAATTCCTGAAGGAAAACCTGAATGTAGCCAAGGAATTTATCACAGACCGCTTTAGCTCCGATGCTTCTGATGTAAAGGAAATCCAGAATGGCGAAGGCAAAATTCTGCGCCAGGGCCTTCAGCAGTATGCGGTGTATCGCGATGATCAGGGTGGCTTGCATGTGATGAGTCCCACCTGCGTTCACATGGGTTGCGTGGTGCAGTGGAACAAAATGGAAAAAACCTGGGATTGCCCCTGCCATGGCGGCCGCTACACAGCTACCGGCGATCAACTCTCCGGCCCTCCGGCTACAGGATTGCGCAAGGCAGAGATTTAA
- a CDS encoding 3-oxoacyl-ACP synthase (COG0304 3-oxoacyl-(acyl-carrier-protein) synthase), translating to MQLHRVVITGLGVLTPIGNSVSSFWKGLLEGKSGAGPITRFDSSGYRCRIACELKDFRPQDHLDHKTLRQTDRFTQYALVAANEAMQDAGLVLPAMRPERMGVIWASGNGGVESFEQEVLANAASNRRPRYSPYIIPKTLLDTPSGMLALRFGFRGVNFGTVSACASATTALIEAFNYLRLGKADAILCGGSEAPITPAWVGGFDAMKALSTRNDEPAKASRPFDAERDGFVVGEGAGALVLERLEHALERKAHIWAEVAGGGMSADAWHPTAPEPGGSGALLSMQMALEEAGISPEQLGYINAHATSTLAGDLAEAKALASLLGTKLAAVAVSSTKGQTGHLLGAAGAIEAVATTLALFHNTLPPTGNLSTLHPALPPQLQLISRKPMHKSIKFAISNSFGFGGHNASLVLSGL from the coding sequence ATGCAGCTACACAGGGTGGTGATTACGGGGCTGGGTGTGCTGACCCCAATTGGCAATTCAGTTTCTTCTTTCTGGAAAGGTTTACTGGAAGGCAAGAGTGGGGCAGGGCCAATCACCCGCTTTGACAGCAGTGGCTACCGCTGCCGTATTGCCTGCGAGCTCAAAGACTTCAGGCCACAGGACCACCTGGACCATAAAACGCTGCGGCAGACCGACCGCTTTACCCAGTATGCCCTTGTTGCCGCCAATGAAGCAATGCAGGATGCAGGATTGGTCCTGCCAGCCATGCGGCCTGAACGTATGGGCGTCATTTGGGCTTCGGGCAACGGAGGGGTGGAGAGCTTTGAGCAGGAGGTGCTGGCAAATGCTGCCAGTAACCGCAGGCCACGCTACAGCCCCTACATAATCCCAAAGACGCTGCTCGATACGCCCAGCGGCATGCTGGCGCTGAGGTTTGGTTTCAGGGGCGTGAACTTTGGCACCGTTTCGGCCTGCGCCTCTGCTACCACTGCCCTTATAGAAGCTTTCAATTACCTGCGGCTTGGCAAGGCCGATGCCATTCTCTGCGGAGGCTCCGAAGCGCCCATCACGCCTGCCTGGGTGGGTGGTTTTGATGCCATGAAGGCCCTCTCTACCCGAAATGATGAACCCGCCAAAGCCTCCCGCCCTTTTGATGCTGAAAGAGATGGATTTGTGGTGGGCGAAGGGGCCGGCGCCCTGGTACTGGAGCGGCTGGAGCATGCGCTGGAGCGTAAAGCACACATTTGGGCCGAAGTGGCAGGCGGTGGCATGAGTGCCGATGCCTGGCATCCCACCGCCCCGGAACCCGGGGGCAGCGGTGCACTGCTAAGCATGCAAATGGCGCTGGAAGAAGCTGGGATTAGTCCTGAACAGCTGGGCTACATAAATGCACATGCCACCTCCACCCTGGCAGGCGATTTAGCCGAAGCAAAGGCCTTAGCCAGCCTGTTGGGCACTAAGCTGGCAGCTGTGGCAGTGAGCAGCACAAAAGGGCAAACAGGACACCTGCTGGGGGCCGCCGGGGCAATTGAAGCTGTTGCTACTACCCTGGCGCTCTTCCACAACACCCTGCCACCCACCGGAAACCTCAGTACACTCCACCCGGCACTGCCCCCGCAACTGCAGCTGATCTCCAGGAAACCCATGCACAAATCAATCAAATTCGCAATAAGTAATAGCTTTGGCTTTGGGGGACACAATGCCAGCCTGGTACTCTCCGGCCTATGA
- a CDS encoding cystathionine beta-lyase (COG0626 Cystathionine beta-lyases/cystathionine gamma-synthases), with protein sequence MSKNNSANWRTATQCVHSGTLLDETVKGVNTPIHTSSAFGYGDPADNKYPRYYNTPNQKAVVDKLCALEGAEEGMLFSSGMAAISAMVLGLLQSGDHLVIPKEIYGGSYSFFRTELPRFGIQFTLIDDTTPEAYAAAITPATKALYMETPSNPLLKLTDVAAVAQLAKEHGLLSFIDNTFASPINQLPLQMGVDVVMHSGTKYFGGHSDLCFGVLVGKREPLQKLRTHAVNTGGSLNAQTCALIERSLKTLEIRVERQTQNAQRIAEFLEQHPKVVNVNFPGLSSHPQHELARKQMIGFGAMLSFEVAGGGAAADALTDRLQIIMPALSLGGVESLICSPRKTSHLKMSAAEREEAGISDGLLRLSVGIEAAEDLIADLDRALRAE encoded by the coding sequence ATGAGCAAAAATAACTCCGCCAACTGGCGTACCGCCACACAGTGCGTACACAGTGGAACCCTACTTGACGAAACCGTAAAGGGCGTAAATACGCCTATTCATACCTCCTCTGCCTTTGGCTACGGAGACCCTGCCGATAATAAGTATCCACGCTATTACAACACCCCCAACCAAAAGGCGGTGGTGGATAAGTTGTGTGCCCTGGAAGGCGCCGAAGAAGGCATGCTGTTCAGCTCCGGCATGGCAGCCATCAGTGCCATGGTGCTGGGCCTGCTGCAAAGTGGAGACCACCTGGTGATCCCTAAAGAGATTTATGGAGGCAGCTACAGCTTTTTCCGTACCGAGCTGCCGCGCTTTGGCATTCAGTTCACCCTGATTGATGATACCACTCCGGAAGCCTATGCGGCTGCCATTACCCCGGCCACCAAAGCCCTGTACATGGAAACACCCAGCAATCCGCTGCTGAAGCTTACCGATGTTGCGGCGGTGGCACAGCTGGCAAAGGAGCATGGCCTGTTAAGCTTTATCGATAATACCTTTGCCTCTCCCATTAACCAGCTGCCCCTGCAAATGGGGGTAGATGTAGTAATGCACAGCGGCACTAAATATTTTGGCGGCCACAGTGATCTTTGCTTTGGCGTGCTGGTGGGCAAACGGGAGCCCCTGCAAAAACTACGCACCCATGCTGTTAACACAGGCGGAAGCCTCAATGCCCAAACCTGCGCCCTGATAGAGCGTAGCCTGAAAACCCTGGAGATACGTGTTGAACGCCAGACCCAAAATGCGCAGCGTATTGCAGAATTCCTGGAGCAGCATCCAAAAGTGGTAAATGTGAATTTCCCGGGGCTTTCCTCTCACCCACAGCACGAGCTGGCCAGAAAGCAGATGATAGGCTTTGGTGCCATGCTTTCTTTTGAGGTGGCTGGTGGTGGTGCTGCAGCTGATGCACTTACTGACCGATTGCAAATCATCATGCCGGCCCTAAGCCTGGGCGGTGTGGAAAGCCTGATCTGCTCGCCCCGAAAAACTTCTCACTTAAAAATGAGTGCGGCAGAACGGGAGGAAGCAGGTATTTCCGATGGACTACTGCGCCTCTCTGTTGGCATAGAAGCTGCAGAAGACCTGATAGCAGATCTGGACAGGGCGCTAAGGGCTGAATAA
- a CDS encoding hypothetical protein (COG2321 Predicted metalloprotease), with the protein MRYKGRRSSSNVDDRRGMSRGKLAVGGGIGGAIMIVLYLLMGGDPGAVMNQAGQGQNNASGTYEPTAEEQELYELVTVTLADTEEVWQEIFRARGYTYDEPTMVVFTDAVESACGSAGAATGPFYCPADRKVYIDLSFYNQLKQLEAPGDFAMAYVIAHEVGHHVQNLMGISEQVQSQRRSLSEQEYNQLSVRLELQADFFAGLWAHHAQDKFNILQEGDIEEALNAANAIGDDRMQRRSQGYVVPDAFTHGTSAQRVRWFRKGFETGRLEEGDTFNATNL; encoded by the coding sequence ATGAGATACAAAGGCCGCAGATCCAGTTCAAATGTAGATGACCGCAGAGGCATGTCCAGGGGTAAACTGGCTGTCGGGGGTGGTATTGGTGGAGCTATCATGATAGTTTTATACCTTCTGATGGGTGGAGATCCGGGTGCTGTGATGAACCAGGCAGGCCAGGGTCAAAATAACGCATCTGGTACTTACGAGCCTACCGCTGAAGAACAGGAATTGTATGAACTGGTAACGGTGACGCTTGCCGATACAGAGGAAGTTTGGCAGGAAATATTCAGAGCCAGGGGTTACACATACGATGAGCCCACAATGGTGGTATTTACGGATGCTGTGGAGTCCGCCTGCGGGAGCGCGGGCGCTGCTACGGGACCATTTTATTGCCCGGCCGATCGCAAAGTCTATATTGACCTAAGCTTCTATAATCAACTTAAGCAGTTAGAAGCCCCTGGTGATTTTGCCATGGCCTACGTGATAGCCCATGAAGTTGGTCATCATGTGCAGAACCTGATGGGTATATCGGAACAGGTGCAATCTCAACGCAGAAGCCTGTCAGAACAGGAATACAACCAGTTATCCGTGAGGCTGGAGTTGCAGGCTGATTTTTTTGCAGGTCTGTGGGCACATCATGCACAGGATAAATTCAATATTTTACAGGAAGGCGACATCGAAGAAGCCCTTAATGCCGCTAATGCTATTGGCGATGACCGGATGCAGAGACGTTCACAGGGATATGTGGTACCCGATGCCTTTACCCATGGCACCTCCGCACAGCGCGTACGCTGGTTTCGTAAAGGCTTTGAGACAGGTAGGCTGGAAGAAGGCGACACCTTCAATGCCACCAATCTGTAG
- a CDS encoding integral membrane sensor signal transduction histidine kinase (COG0642 Signal transduction histidine kinase), with translation MKNSHLIHRLLLVAAAAAGLQALWDAYQSSMVIAMLDAVILLWLLGLMLLNKVSRQSFVPFIILASIAAILLVTGSLIPQENGLHLLFLPLLCAVFILFDYKQHWEKIVGGGFVLGCYLLLEATNFRLFGDLPMLEAPDRVSFSVNFLSSGVGLFTIFSFLTRANYKAQEHLQEMADEAQRKNNELIKVNEELDRFVYSTSHDLRAPLLSVLGLVQLLEKKPVDETQQSYLKMMRTRISNLEAFINDITSYARNARLPLQPEPLQLQELVDEVFNSHLFLHENNPIALIQQIDFREILSVDRQRLNTVLNNLISNAIKYHQLQHPQPHVTVGASLQGKELHLWVADNGPGISPNVQARMFEMFYRGNERSGGSGLGLYIVKEAIEKLGGRLEVESVYGEGSTFHVWVPVQIVEQQPIQHLPLADG, from the coding sequence ATGAAAAACAGCCACCTGATTCACCGCTTGCTGTTGGTTGCTGCAGCAGCCGCAGGTCTTCAAGCTCTTTGGGATGCTTATCAAAGTTCCATGGTCATTGCTATGCTTGATGCTGTTATCCTGCTTTGGTTGCTGGGTCTTATGCTCCTGAATAAGGTGAGCAGGCAATCTTTTGTGCCTTTCATCATACTCGCTTCCATTGCCGCTATTTTACTGGTTACGGGTTCGCTCATACCCCAGGAGAATGGGCTGCACCTGCTTTTTTTACCGCTGCTATGCGCCGTTTTTATACTTTTTGACTATAAACAACATTGGGAAAAAATTGTGGGCGGCGGTTTTGTACTTGGCTGTTATCTGCTGCTGGAGGCTACAAACTTCAGGCTGTTCGGAGATTTACCCATGCTGGAGGCTCCTGATCGTGTATCCTTTTCAGTTAACTTCTTAAGCTCGGGAGTAGGGCTCTTTACAATCTTTAGCTTTCTTACCAGGGCTAATTATAAAGCCCAGGAACACCTACAGGAAATGGCAGATGAGGCACAACGAAAAAATAATGAGCTTATCAAGGTAAATGAAGAGCTGGACCGCTTTGTATACAGCACCTCACATGATCTGCGGGCTCCGCTGCTTTCAGTCCTGGGCTTGGTTCAGCTGCTGGAAAAAAAGCCTGTCGATGAAACCCAGCAATCGTACCTGAAAATGATGCGAACGCGCATCAGCAACCTGGAGGCTTTTATCAATGACATTACCTCCTATGCCCGAAATGCCCGCCTGCCATTACAGCCGGAACCCCTCCAGCTTCAGGAGCTGGTAGATGAGGTTTTCAACAGCCATCTTTTTTTACACGAAAACAACCCAATTGCCCTTATTCAGCAAATCGATTTCCGGGAGATTCTCTCTGTTGACCGCCAGCGCCTGAATACGGTACTTAATAACCTTATTTCTAATGCCATTAAGTATCATCAGCTACAGCACCCACAACCCCACGTAACCGTAGGTGCCAGCCTGCAGGGCAAAGAACTACACCTATGGGTAGCAGATAACGGTCCGGGGATTTCTCCTAATGTACAGGCACGCATGTTTGAGATGTTTTACCGTGGCAATGAGCGCTCCGGCGGTTCCGGCCTGGGTCTTTATATTGTAAAGGAAGCGATAGAAAAGCTAGGTGGTCGCCTGGAAGTGGAGTCGGTTTATGGTGAAGGCAGCACCTTTCATGTATGGGTACCGGTACAAATAGTGGAACAGCAGCCTATACAGCATCTGCCCCTGGCTGATGGTTAG
- a CDS encoding cation diffusion facilitator family transporter (COG1230 Co/Zn/Cd efflux system component) codes for MAHNHSHHEGGHGHHHGHHHHHHAGSSSKNILTALLLNLSFTVVEIVGGLLSNSLAILSDAVHDLGDSLALGMSYYAEKRSGQKVKDENYTFGLRRLPLMSAALNALILLGGSAWVVVNALPRLQAPEPVKSGWMIVLAVVGVAVNGLAVLRLKGNKGINSRVVALHLLEDALGWVAVLIGAVAIHYTGYYIIDPILSLLIACYIFYNAFKSLREVYFLLVQRSPATVEVSQMKQQLEALEDIRQITDLHIWSLEGTHHILSLHALVTPNLQPEQQHALKTSMRRIINKHGEFHSTIELEYNLDECGDHC; via the coding sequence ATGGCGCATAATCATTCTCATCATGAAGGCGGGCATGGGCACCATCACGGGCATCACCACCACCATCATGCCGGCAGCAGCTCTAAAAATATTTTAACAGCCCTCCTGCTAAACCTAAGCTTCACTGTTGTTGAGATCGTTGGTGGCCTGCTAAGCAACAGCCTAGCCATCTTGTCTGATGCCGTCCACGACCTGGGAGACAGCCTGGCCCTGGGCATGAGCTACTATGCCGAAAAAAGATCCGGCCAGAAGGTAAAGGATGAGAATTATACCTTTGGACTGCGCCGGCTCCCACTCATGAGTGCTGCCCTCAATGCGCTGATCCTGCTGGGTGGTTCTGCCTGGGTTGTAGTAAATGCCCTGCCAAGACTGCAGGCGCCGGAACCTGTAAAATCCGGCTGGATGATAGTCCTGGCCGTGGTGGGTGTTGCCGTAAACGGCCTGGCTGTGCTACGGCTCAAAGGCAATAAAGGCATCAACAGCCGTGTGGTGGCCCTGCACCTCCTGGAAGATGCCCTGGGCTGGGTGGCTGTGCTGATCGGTGCGGTGGCGATCCATTATACCGGCTATTACATCATCGACCCCATTCTATCGCTGCTCATAGCCTGTTATATTTTTTACAATGCCTTTAAAAGCCTGCGGGAGGTTTATTTCCTTTTAGTACAGCGCTCTCCTGCCACCGTAGAGGTATCACAAATGAAACAACAACTGGAGGCACTCGAAGATATCCGGCAGATCACCGATCTGCACATCTGGTCCCTGGAGGGTACCCATCACATCTTAAGCCTGCACGCCCTGGTTACACCCAACTTACAGCCAGAACAGCAGCATGCCCTGAAAACCAGCATGCGCCGCATCATTAACAAACACGGCGAATTCCACAGCACCATAGAGCTGGAGTACAACCTGGATGAATGCGGGGATCATTGTTAA
- a CDS encoding alkylhydroperoxidase (COG2128 Uncharacterized conserved protein), with translation MLYKGAGSGNEIKEKMEERVIIKEVEPQAYKAMYALEKYLKDTRLAFSLKELIKIRASQINGCAYCIQIHTTDARKAGESEQRIYALSAWWESPLFTEKEKTALAATDQITKIADSGLSKESYARLKDYFSENEIAEIIIQIVAINAWNRIAVATHLKHPVQ, from the coding sequence GTGCTCTATAAGGGTGCAGGATCAGGTAATGAAATCAAAGAAAAAATGGAAGAAAGAGTGATCATCAAAGAAGTGGAACCGCAGGCATACAAAGCCATGTATGCTTTGGAGAAGTATCTAAAAGATACACGCTTAGCGTTTTCCTTGAAGGAACTTATCAAGATCAGGGCTTCCCAGATCAACGGTTGTGCTTACTGTATTCAGATTCACACAACCGATGCCCGTAAAGCAGGAGAGAGCGAACAGCGCATCTATGCCTTGAGTGCCTGGTGGGAGTCTCCCCTGTTTACCGAAAAAGAAAAAACGGCATTAGCTGCTACGGACCAAATCACAAAAATTGCTGACAGTGGACTTTCAAAAGAGAGCTATGCCAGATTGAAAGACTATTTTTCTGAAAATGAGATCGCCGAAATCATCATACAGATAGTAGCCATTAACGCATGGAACAGAATAGCGGTAGCAACACACCTGAAGCATCCGGTACAATGA